In one Polycladomyces zharkentensis genomic region, the following are encoded:
- a CDS encoding VOC family protein gives MKLPVKGVSELVLEVADMDRAVHFWSEVLGFPIVDQWKWEPGKSGFRAEQFVSRQHPYVWATWLYVGGNTRLGLWLPRKWTPEERKIQHQPVTSWPSPELYDEGGKHVHFALYIEEEDFDRTFEQLQSLGIPVTIRQFEPEYRALYFKDPDGNVVEMYTRSMAQSYASPARVDT, from the coding sequence ATGAAACTCCCCGTCAAAGGCGTGTCGGAATTGGTTTTGGAAGTGGCGGATATGGACCGAGCCGTACACTTCTGGTCGGAAGTGCTCGGGTTCCCCATCGTGGATCAATGGAAATGGGAACCCGGCAAGAGCGGGTTCCGAGCCGAGCAATTTGTGAGCCGCCAACATCCGTATGTCTGGGCAACCTGGCTGTATGTCGGGGGAAACACCCGGTTGGGGTTGTGGCTTCCCCGGAAATGGACACCGGAGGAACGCAAAATCCAACATCAACCCGTTACCTCCTGGCCATCTCCCGAGCTGTACGATGAAGGCGGCAAACATGTGCATTTTGCCCTGTACATTGAGGAAGAAGATTTCGACCGCACTTTTGAACAGTTGCAATCGCTCGGCATTCCCGTCACCATCCGGCAATTTGAACCGGAATACCGGGCGCTCTATTTTAAAGATCCGGACGGAAACGTAGTGGAAATGTACACCCGATCCATGGCCCAATCCTATGCTTCTCCGGCCCGTGTTGATACATGA
- a CDS encoding RidA family protein, which produces MSMIENKLKEMGIELPKVRKPVAQYVPAKTVGNLVFLSGADCRVNGELLYKGKVGSDLTVEQGYQAARQVMINLLAVLKEHVGDLDRVKQIVKLLAFVNSADGFVEQPFVVNGASDLLVEVFGEKGRHARSAISANELPFDTPVEIEMIVEIE; this is translated from the coding sequence ATGTCTATGATCGAAAACAAACTGAAAGAAATGGGAATCGAGTTGCCAAAAGTCAGAAAACCGGTAGCACAGTATGTTCCCGCGAAAACGGTTGGTAATCTCGTATTTTTATCCGGAGCGGACTGTCGTGTCAACGGTGAACTCCTGTACAAGGGAAAAGTCGGCAGTGATCTTACTGTAGAACAAGGTTATCAAGCCGCCCGACAAGTGATGATAAACTTGTTGGCTGTCTTAAAAGAACATGTTGGTGATCTGGATCGGGTGAAACAAATAGTAAAACTTCTTGCCTTTGTTAACTCTGCAGACGGTTTTGTGGAGCAACCATTTGTCGTAAACGGTGCTTCTGACTTGCTGGTTGAAGTATTCGGAGAGAAAGGTCGTCATGCTCGCTCTGCGATTTCCGCAAATGAACTTCCATTTGATACACCTGTTGAAATCGAGATGATTGTCGAAATTGAATAA
- a CDS encoding bifunctional 4-hydroxy-2-oxoglutarate aldolase/2-dehydro-3-deoxy-phosphogluconate aldolase — protein MSIEKIKENGIIAIIRGHRPEDIVSIVGALHEGGVRTVEITMDTPGIGDVIERVLAEFGREMLIGAGTVLDPESARLALMAGARFIFSPSLNVETIRMAKRYGAISIPGVLTPTEILTAYEQGADAVKVFPISVLGPEYLKAVRDPLPHIPIIPTGGITLHNIGAYFQNGVIAVGLGGALVPKTTRVDSVYLQELKRRAAQFVDSVRQVRQP, from the coding sequence ATGAGTATTGAGAAAATAAAGGAAAACGGAATTATTGCCATCATTCGCGGACACCGGCCGGAAGACATCGTTTCAATCGTAGGGGCCTTGCATGAGGGAGGCGTTCGAACCGTGGAGATCACCATGGACACCCCCGGCATTGGCGATGTGATCGAGCGTGTTTTGGCGGAATTCGGCCGGGAGATGCTGATTGGGGCGGGAACAGTGCTGGATCCGGAGTCGGCCCGGTTGGCGTTGATGGCTGGGGCTCGGTTCATCTTCTCCCCGTCGCTCAATGTGGAGACGATTCGCATGGCGAAACGGTATGGGGCCATCAGCATTCCGGGAGTGTTGACACCGACCGAGATCTTGACCGCTTACGAACAAGGGGCGGATGCGGTGAAAGTGTTTCCGATCAGTGTTTTGGGACCGGAGTATCTAAAGGCGGTTCGTGATCCATTGCCGCACATCCCGATCATTCCCACCGGCGGGATCACGCTCCACAATATCGGTGCGTATTTCCAAAATGGCGTCATCGCCGTTGGATTGGGCGGAGCGCTCGTCCCTAAAACGACGAGGGTGGATTCGGTCTATCTTCAGGAACTGAAGCGAAGGGCGGCGCAATTCGTTGATTCGGTCAGACAGGTACGACAGCCATGA
- a CDS encoding sugar kinase — protein MDVVTIGETMVLFTPKKMGLLRYARDFSLSIAGAESNVAIGLSRLGHRVGWISQLGQDEFGEAILAMMRGEGIDTSQVRMTPQAPTGLMFKEYVHKKELRVHYYRKPSAASLMGPELVNEEYIAQAKYLHLTGITPALSESCREAVFQAIRVAKKHGIKVVFDPNYRAKLWDADTAKRVLGQMAAQADIVLPGLDEGKLLVGENDAEAIAERFMEMGAQLVVVKRGAAGAYYLSKQGSGYVPGFPVEEVVDPVGAGDGFAAGLLSGMLEGLEVADAVKRACAVAAMVVMAQGDYEGLPLRETLLRFMNGSGQDVVR, from the coding sequence GTGGATGTCGTGACCATTGGGGAAACCATGGTGTTGTTCACCCCAAAAAAGATGGGGTTGCTCCGATATGCCCGGGATTTTTCGCTCAGCATCGCCGGAGCGGAAAGCAATGTGGCGATCGGTCTTTCCCGGCTGGGTCATCGTGTCGGATGGATCAGTCAATTGGGGCAGGATGAGTTTGGCGAAGCGATTTTGGCAATGATGCGCGGGGAAGGCATCGACACCAGCCAAGTGCGAATGACGCCTCAAGCCCCCACGGGATTGATGTTTAAAGAATATGTACATAAAAAAGAATTGCGCGTCCATTATTACCGCAAACCCAGCGCTGCCAGTCTGATGGGTCCGGAACTTGTGAACGAGGAATATATCGCACAAGCGAAATACTTGCATCTCACGGGAATCACGCCTGCGTTGAGTGAAAGTTGCCGCGAGGCGGTGTTCCAGGCAATTCGGGTGGCAAAAAAACATGGCATCAAAGTGGTGTTTGACCCCAATTATCGTGCCAAGTTATGGGATGCGGACACGGCCAAAAGAGTGCTCGGGCAAATGGCCGCTCAAGCAGATATCGTGCTTCCCGGCTTGGATGAAGGGAAGTTGTTGGTCGGGGAGAATGACGCGGAAGCCATCGCTGAGCGCTTCATGGAGATGGGGGCCCAACTGGTTGTGGTGAAGCGGGGAGCAGCGGGAGCCTATTATCTGTCAAAACAGGGGTCAGGATATGTTCCGGGATTTCCGGTGGAGGAAGTGGTCGACCCGGTTGGTGCGGGAGATGGATTTGCTGCCGGTTTGTTGTCGGGCATGTTGGAAGGGTTGGAAGTGGCGGATGCGGTGAAACGGGCCTGTGCAGTTGCCGCCATGGTGGTCATGGCTCAGGGAGATTATGAAGGACTGCCGCTTCGTGAAACGCTGCTGCGTTTTATGAATGGAAGCGGACAAGATGTGGTGAGGTGA
- a CDS encoding N-acyl-D-amino-acid deacylase family protein, whose translation MLDLLIKNGRIVDGTGNPWFWGDVGIKNGMITHVGLVDIEAKEVIDAGHQIVSPGFIDGHSHADLLVLQDPHHDVKLQQGVTTEVVGNCGLAPAPFVKERGDLLKRYIEPVIGNTPWAWPWESVEEYIQTLMKAGISENVSTYVAHGALRIAVMGFENRPATKREMQNMKDLLEEGMKAGAIGLSIGLLYAPGRYASKEELAELCSVLPKYNGLLSSHIRGEGNNLIQSIKEVIWIAEKSGVPLHISHLKAAGKRNWGSVAEALHLIDDARARGLDVTCDVYPYNAGSTMLTTLLPPWALEGGVEACLSRLRDLSLRKRIKQEMSEEQEDWDNLIVSTGWQSVIVSSVSEKNQHLEGRSILDISQELGKDPCDTALDLLLEEEGNVSIVYFHMSNDDVEQVIKYDHSLIISDSLGCVTGKPHPRLYGTYPRLFAKYVREKKILSLEQAVRKVTSFPAQRFNLGKRGLLRPGYHADITIFDPNQIMDTATYQEPMSYPDGIRHVIVNGVKTIEHKKNLHANGGCVIQAHRSLYACCDH comes from the coding sequence ATGCTCGATTTATTGATTAAAAACGGCAGAATCGTGGATGGAACCGGCAATCCTTGGTTTTGGGGGGATGTGGGAATTAAAAATGGAATGATTACGCATGTGGGTTTGGTTGATATTGAGGCGAAAGAAGTGATTGACGCCGGTCATCAGATCGTCTCGCCGGGATTTATCGATGGGCACTCGCACGCCGATCTTCTCGTATTGCAAGATCCTCATCACGATGTGAAGCTGCAGCAAGGTGTCACCACGGAGGTTGTTGGAAACTGCGGATTGGCTCCGGCGCCGTTTGTCAAAGAGCGTGGGGACTTGTTGAAACGTTATATTGAACCTGTGATCGGCAACACTCCGTGGGCTTGGCCGTGGGAGTCTGTGGAGGAATACATTCAAACACTGATGAAAGCCGGCATATCTGAGAACGTATCAACTTACGTTGCCCACGGCGCTTTGCGTATTGCCGTTATGGGATTTGAAAATCGTCCGGCCACAAAGCGTGAGATGCAGAACATGAAGGATTTGCTTGAAGAAGGGATGAAGGCGGGAGCGATCGGTTTATCGATCGGATTGTTATATGCACCGGGCCGCTATGCTTCCAAAGAGGAGTTGGCGGAACTGTGCAGCGTTTTACCCAAATATAACGGATTATTGTCCTCACACATTCGAGGAGAAGGAAACAATTTGATTCAGTCAATCAAAGAAGTCATCTGGATTGCAGAGAAAAGCGGTGTACCATTGCACATCAGCCATCTGAAAGCTGCCGGAAAACGCAACTGGGGCAGTGTTGCAGAAGCGCTTCATCTGATCGATGACGCCCGTGCCAGAGGCTTGGATGTCACTTGTGATGTATATCCTTACAACGCAGGATCAACGATGTTGACCACATTATTGCCGCCATGGGCACTGGAAGGCGGGGTAGAGGCTTGCCTGTCCAGACTGCGGGACTTGTCTCTACGCAAGCGTATCAAGCAAGAGATGAGTGAGGAGCAGGAAGATTGGGATAATCTGATCGTATCGACAGGATGGCAAAGTGTCATCGTTTCATCCGTATCAGAAAAGAATCAGCACCTGGAAGGGCGGAGCATTCTTGACATCAGTCAGGAGTTGGGAAAGGACCCTTGTGATACGGCACTGGATTTGCTGCTTGAAGAGGAGGGAAATGTATCGATTGTGTATTTCCATATGTCCAATGATGACGTGGAACAAGTCATCAAGTATGATCACTCTCTTATTATCTCTGACAGCCTCGGCTGCGTGACGGGTAAACCGCATCCACGGCTTTATGGAACTTATCCCAGACTGTTTGCGAAATATGTTCGCGAGAAAAAAATATTGTCTCTGGAGCAAGCCGTTCGCAAAGTGACTTCTTTCCCGGCGCAAAGATTTAACCTCGGCAAACGCGGATTGCTGAGACCGGGTTACCATGCTGATATCACCATCTTTGATCCGAATCAGATCATGGATACAGCGACCTATCAGGAACCGATGAGCTATCCGGATGGCATTCGCCACGTGATTGTCAATGGAGTGAAGACAATTGAACATAAGAAAAACCTTCATGCAAACGGGGGTTGTGTCATTCAAGCTCATCGTTCTCTGTATGCTTGTTGTGATCATTAG
- a CDS encoding GntP family permease encodes MPLLITFIAIVLLLVLISYFKLNPIVTLLFVATFVGVAMGMPLPKIADSIKEGVGNTLGLVAIIVALGTMVGKMMAESGGAERIAQSMIKLFGTKNIHWAMMFTAFIVGLPLFLQVGFVLLIPLLFAIARRTGTNLVKLGIPLVAGLSATHGLVPPHPAPMAVIEMFKANVGLTIFYSIIVALPSAIIAGPIFGNWVSKYVQAAPSQELMDQMASKKTDRPLPGLGMTLFTILLPVILMLCATVADVTLPKDHTVRSWIDFIGHPITSLLISAIVSFFTLGSNQGFTKDEILKFSNECIGPAATILLVIGAGGALNNVLIDSGVGNYIAGLAVHSSISPLVLAWLIAALIRVAVGSATVSMMTSAGIVAPIAAAVPGTSPELLVLAAGAGSLILSHLNDGGFWLIKEYYNMSVKDTLKTWTVMETILSIVALILILLLSIIVS; translated from the coding sequence ATGCCCTTGCTCATTACGTTCATTGCGATCGTTTTGTTGCTTGTCCTCATCAGCTACTTTAAGTTAAATCCGATCGTTACCCTACTTTTTGTCGCCACGTTTGTCGGCGTTGCAATGGGGATGCCTTTGCCCAAAATCGCAGACTCCATTAAGGAAGGGGTGGGGAATACACTCGGTCTTGTCGCGATCATTGTCGCCTTGGGCACGATGGTAGGTAAAATGATGGCGGAATCAGGCGGGGCCGAACGGATTGCCCAGTCCATGATCAAGCTTTTTGGCACCAAAAATATACACTGGGCGATGATGTTTACCGCTTTTATCGTGGGTCTTCCCTTGTTCCTGCAAGTCGGGTTTGTCTTGTTGATCCCATTGTTGTTTGCCATTGCTCGCAGAACCGGCACCAATCTTGTGAAACTCGGCATTCCTCTTGTGGCGGGGCTTTCGGCTACACATGGCCTTGTACCGCCTCATCCCGCGCCGATGGCTGTCATTGAGATGTTTAAAGCAAATGTGGGTTTAACGATTTTTTACTCGATTATTGTCGCTCTTCCCTCTGCGATCATCGCGGGACCGATATTTGGAAATTGGGTCAGTAAATATGTGCAGGCTGCCCCTTCACAGGAATTAATGGATCAAATGGCATCCAAAAAGACGGACCGACCGCTTCCTGGTCTTGGCATGACACTTTTCACCATCCTGCTCCCGGTCATTCTGATGTTGTGCGCTACGGTTGCTGATGTCACATTGCCGAAAGATCATACCGTGCGTTCCTGGATTGACTTTATTGGTCACCCGATCACATCCTTGTTAATTTCCGCTATTGTTTCTTTCTTTACCTTGGGTTCCAACCAAGGATTTACGAAAGATGAAATATTAAAATTTTCAAATGAATGTATTGGTCCTGCTGCTACAATCTTATTGGTGATCGGTGCCGGAGGTGCGCTCAATAATGTCTTGATTGACAGCGGTGTAGGCAATTATATCGCGGGTTTGGCGGTTCATTCGTCCATTTCTCCTCTTGTTCTTGCGTGGTTAATTGCCGCATTGATTCGGGTAGCCGTTGGTTCTGCTACGGTATCCATGATGACCTCAGCCGGAATTGTTGCACCCATCGCGGCAGCGGTTCCCGGAACCAGTCCGGAGCTTTTGGTTCTTGCCGCCGGCGCCGGTTCGCTCATCTTGTCTCATCTAAATGACGGCGGTTTCTGGTTAATCAAGGAATACTACAACATGAGCGTAAAAGATACGTTAAAGACGTGGACGGTGATGGAAACCATTTTGTCGATTGTGGCTTTGATATTGATACTCCTTCTCTCCATCATCGTGTCGTAG
- a CDS encoding DUF600 domain-containing protein, with protein MKKVFEDYLAELQADIVAICLEYVNDRADDIYMYCSFEQGAYSFDVFYKINGKVVRKHQLNEALEELNGQPNEIYDVSRERQWSMLRIGVNYFKEIHKKCKEFNREMPTEIKMHYNVKENKLRATYKYDLVWSNDEMLLPEDIFLSWFEEVSKENNTGD; from the coding sequence ATGAAAAAAGTATTTGAAGATTATCTTGCAGAGTTACAAGCTGATATTGTGGCGATCTGTTTAGAGTATGTTAATGACAGAGCAGATGATATCTATATGTACTGTTCCTTTGAACAAGGAGCGTATTCATTTGATGTATTCTATAAAATTAACGGTAAGGTTGTTCGTAAACACCAACTAAACGAGGCATTAGAAGAGCTTAATGGACAACCTAATGAAATTTATGATGTTTCAAGAGAAAGACAATGGAGTATGCTACGAATAGGAGTTAATTATTTTAAGGAGATTCATAAGAAATGTAAAGAATTTAATAGGGAGATGCCTACTGAAATTAAAATGCATTACAATGTAAAAGAGAACAAACTACGAGCAACATATAAGTATGATTTAGTCTGGTCTAATGACGAAATGCTATTACCAGAAGATATTTTTCTTTCTTGGTTTGAAGAAGTGAGTAAAGAAAATAATACAGGTGATTGA
- the dgoD gene encoding galactonate dehydratase yields the protein MKITGYETFKVPPRWLFLKIETDEGIVGWGEPVIEGRAATVETAVHELMTYLIDKDPLKIEDHWNVMYRGGFYRGGPILMSAIAGIDQALWDIKGKYYQAPVHELLGGACRDSIRVYSWIGGDRPGDVAKAAKEVVDKGFTAIKMNATEELQYIDSYAKVEAVVERVASIREAVGKHIGIGIDFHGRVHKPMAKVLAKELESYHPMFIEEPVLPQNNEALRDLAHLTSIPIATGERMFSKWDFKTLLADGYVDIIQPDLSHAGGITECKKIAAMAEAYDVALAPHCPLGPIALAACLQVDATAHNAFIQEQSLGIHYNQGSDLLDYLVDPSVFRYEEGYVKIPQGPGLGIEINEEHVRKMAAIGHDWKNPVWRHPDGSVAEW from the coding sequence ATGAAAATCACGGGTTATGAAACCTTTAAAGTGCCACCGCGGTGGCTGTTTTTGAAAATTGAGACGGATGAAGGGATTGTCGGTTGGGGGGAACCTGTGATCGAAGGGCGTGCCGCCACGGTGGAAACGGCTGTTCATGAACTGATGACCTACCTGATCGACAAAGATCCGCTCAAAATTGAAGACCATTGGAACGTGATGTACCGCGGGGGATTTTATCGCGGGGGTCCCATCCTGATGAGTGCGATTGCCGGGATTGACCAAGCTCTGTGGGACATCAAGGGGAAATATTACCAAGCACCTGTCCATGAATTGCTGGGTGGCGCTTGCCGCGATTCCATTCGTGTTTATTCCTGGATCGGCGGGGACCGGCCCGGCGATGTTGCCAAAGCTGCCAAAGAGGTGGTCGACAAGGGGTTTACGGCGATCAAGATGAATGCGACCGAAGAACTGCAATACATTGATTCATATGCCAAGGTGGAGGCGGTGGTTGAACGGGTCGCTTCAATCCGGGAAGCGGTCGGCAAACACATTGGCATCGGAATCGATTTTCATGGAAGGGTTCACAAGCCGATGGCCAAAGTTCTGGCCAAAGAGTTGGAGTCCTATCATCCGATGTTTATCGAAGAACCGGTTCTGCCGCAAAACAATGAGGCGCTTCGAGATCTTGCCCATCTTACTTCGATTCCGATTGCCACGGGGGAACGCATGTTTTCCAAATGGGATTTTAAAACACTGTTGGCCGACGGGTATGTAGACATTATCCAGCCGGACCTTTCCCATGCGGGTGGCATTACGGAATGCAAGAAAATCGCGGCGATGGCGGAGGCGTATGATGTGGCGTTGGCGCCGCACTGTCCGCTTGGACCGATTGCCTTGGCCGCGTGTTTGCAAGTGGATGCAACGGCACATAACGCATTTATCCAGGAGCAGAGTTTGGGCATTCATTACAACCAAGGCAGCGACCTGTTGGACTATTTGGTCGACCCATCCGTCTTCCGCTATGAGGAAGGATATGTGAAGATTCCGCAGGGGCCGGGGCTCGGCATTGAAATCAACGAAGAACATGTGCGCAAGATGGCCGCAATCGGTCATGATTGGAAAAATCCGGTCTGGCGCCACCCGGACGGCAGTGTGGCCGAATGGTAA
- a CDS encoding alanine racemase codes for MIETPCMIIDERKMEQNIRKMAQIAEKNGVQLRPHVKTHKIPEIAKKQLAEGATGITVAKVSEAEVMAEHGIHDIFIAYPLVIESKIERAIALSKNINLIVGVDSIEGAKKLSELAKKHHHTLSVRLEVDTGLKRTGVLYERAVALANEINQLDNLRLSGIYTFRGAVFQGKPTRDLKKAGLEEGKLMVSLANKMREAGIDIQDVSVGSTPTAEYAAQVEGVTEIRPGTYVFYDMMQVNLGVCRLDECAATVLTSVVSKPSENLLIIDGGSKTFATDVQPHTWPSNLIGFGYITNLPEAIFDRLTEEHGMVTLPGDENIQIGDRLEVIPNHICSTVNLHNHVYIKNEQGLTKVTVAGRGKLD; via the coding sequence ATGATCGAAACGCCGTGTATGATCATTGATGAACGAAAAATGGAACAAAATATTAGAAAAATGGCGCAAATCGCCGAAAAGAATGGGGTTCAACTGCGGCCGCATGTAAAAACACACAAAATTCCCGAGATCGCAAAGAAGCAGCTTGCGGAAGGTGCGACCGGCATTACCGTCGCGAAAGTATCGGAAGCGGAAGTGATGGCAGAGCATGGCATTCATGATATTTTCATCGCCTATCCGCTGGTCATCGAATCGAAAATTGAACGGGCGATTGCTTTAAGCAAAAACATCAATCTGATCGTTGGAGTGGATAGCATTGAAGGTGCGAAGAAGTTATCAGAACTGGCAAAAAAGCATCATCATACGCTGTCTGTTCGTCTTGAGGTGGATACGGGACTAAAACGGACAGGTGTGTTATACGAACGGGCTGTAGCCCTTGCAAACGAGATCAACCAGCTTGACAACCTTCGGTTAAGCGGGATTTACACGTTTCGTGGAGCTGTTTTCCAAGGGAAACCGACACGTGATTTGAAGAAGGCAGGATTGGAAGAAGGAAAACTGATGGTTTCGTTGGCAAATAAAATGAGGGAAGCCGGAATCGATATACAAGATGTGAGCGTTGGATCGACCCCGACAGCTGAGTACGCCGCACAGGTCGAAGGGGTAACGGAGATTCGACCAGGCACCTATGTATTTTACGACATGATGCAAGTCAATCTTGGTGTATGCAGATTAGATGAATGTGCCGCGACCGTTTTGACTTCCGTTGTGAGCAAACCATCGGAAAACTTGCTCATTATTGACGGCGGCAGTAAAACATTTGCCACAGATGTGCAACCCCATACCTGGCCATCCAATTTAATCGGGTTTGGATATATTACGAATCTGCCGGAAGCGATATTTGACAGGTTAACGGAAGAACACGGTATGGTTACACTCCCGGGCGACGAGAACATTCAAATCGGCGACAGGCTTGAGGTGATCCCCAACCATATTTGCAGCACGGTGAATCTTCATAATCATGTGTATATAAAAAACGAGCAAGGACTGACCAAGGTAACGGTGGCCGGACGCGGAAAGTTGGACTGA
- a CDS encoding nuclear transport factor 2 family protein, with the protein MMKTAKPEAPEQLVQIQLEAYNHHDLELFLSVYSPYVMVYDHPCEPVMSGLDEMREHYARLFEQNPQIHAELIQRITMGPYVIDHERITGRNAEPLEAIAIYEVRDGLIQQVWYVQL; encoded by the coding sequence ATGATGAAAACAGCGAAACCGGAAGCACCTGAACAATTGGTGCAAATCCAGTTGGAAGCCTACAACCACCATGATTTGGAGCTGTTTCTGTCAGTTTACAGCCCTTATGTTATGGTGTACGACCATCCCTGTGAACCCGTCATGTCCGGTCTCGACGAGATGAGAGAACATTATGCACGACTGTTCGAACAAAATCCCCAAATACACGCCGAGTTGATTCAACGAATTACCATGGGTCCTTATGTGATCGACCATGAGCGAATCACCGGACGGAACGCAGAGCCGTTGGAAGCGATCGCCATTTACGAAGTGAGAGATGGACTGATTCAACAGGTATGGTATGTACAACTGTGA